GGTGGGAGCGAGGCCCAGGCTTTGCAGGGCCTCGGCGGCGCGAGCCGAGTCCGCGTCGTTCATCTGGCAGCCGATGGTCCAGAGGTGGTAGTACATCAGGGAGATTCTATAGCCTCACAGTGCATTCGTGACTTAGCCCCCACTGGGAATAACGAAACGCATGCGGACGCCCTTCTGGGCATCCACCTCGGGCCAGCCTAACCCCTTAGACAGCCATTTTAACCAGCTCTTGATAGTCTGGGTCCGGCGACCAGCAGTTGAGCCGCCTATATGCGAGTGTTGTGCTATGATCTGGGCGATCTCTTCATTTGTCACCCACTGACCTAAACGGCCCTCCACTGCCTCTATAACTCGTTTCATTATGGGCATAGCAATGATCAAAGAAGCCAACTTAACATAGCGTTCAGGCGTCGGCAGTGCAACGAACTGTTTACCCTCGTCGGTCAAGACGTAGCGGTTATCGGGCTCAAGTCGTACCAAACCCAGGGATTCAGCCGCCTCCCGGTAGTAACTGCTTTGGCGTCGATCAAACCCAAAATGTTCTGCGATTGCCTTGCTGTTGTCAAGCCCTTCGGAAACCCGGAACACAAGTTCAACCACACGGGATAGACTGTCTGCCTGCGGGATAATGCCTTCCAGTTTAGCATCTGGTTGGATTTTGAGAATTTGTGATTGAGTGTTGTCAGGACGCCAGACAATGCGGTGACTGCTCGAAGATACCAAGTGAATAGATCCATAATCGAGTAGATCAGCGAAACTGTACCGCCAGAAATTGTACGTTTCTGTGCCGGGTTCATGAATGAAGAAGAAGGGCACAACCGTCTTTGGAACTCGCGCTACTTTGACGCTCTCTGTCCAATCACGATAAGGATAATACAACTGGCGGATAATGAAATTGCCATACGGTGATTTTCGAATCTTGCCCTCAATCAAAACGATACTATGTCGCCCCTCATAGCCAGCATCAATCTCGATCTGGACACCCTCCACCTCGAGCCATTCCTGCTCCACACGGAGACGGAACGCCCCTGATCTCTTGCGACCGCGGGCAGCAAGATAGAGCGTATGGTCACCGACTATTTCACCCAACAGGCCACAATTATAAGCGTAGTCTAAATGTTGCATTTCGCCGATGCCTCTATGAAGGCTGTACAGACTGAAAGCTACTCTAGACACAAACTCCTGTGTAGTGG
This Chloroflexota bacterium DNA region includes the following protein-coding sequences:
- a CDS encoding AAA-associated domain-containing protein; amino-acid sequence: MPRIRDQAWEKIFAVKGWKGTGPFTITADEIKAITNQEPRLMAKFDMREDRPLILQQRGLFILPVQDGVYKILPGEGYHDLEPLSTTQEFVSRVAFSLYSLHRGIGEMQHLDYAYNCGLLGEIVGDHTLYLAARGRKRSGAFRLRVEQEWLEVEGVQIEIDAGYEGRHSIVLIEGKIRKSPYGNFIIRQLYYPYRDWTESVKVARVPKTVVPFFFIHEPGTETYNFWRYSFADLLDYGSIHLVSSSSHRIVWRPDNTQSQILKIQPDAKLEGIIPQADSLSRVVELVFRVSEGLDNSKAIAEHFGFDRRQSSYYREAAESLGLVRLEPDNRYVLTDEGKQFVALPTPERYVKLASLIIAMPIMKRVIEAVEGRLGQWVTNEEIAQIIAQHSHIGGSTAGRRTQTIKSWLKWLSKGLGWPEVDAQKGVRMRFVIPSGG